One Curtobacterium sp. MCLR17_007 DNA window includes the following coding sequences:
- the rlmN gene encoding 23S rRNA (adenine(2503)-C(2))-methyltransferase RlmN: protein MATETRTPFEEQQAARSARPQVRPRTEGWTQATDGEGRPLLQFASPKRGKPPEHLADLTVAEREAKVKELGLPGFRAKQLSTHYFTHYTSDPEQMTDLPAAQRDQLVAGMLPPLLTETRRLATDKGDTIKFLWKLHDGALVESVLMRYPGRITLCVSSQAGCGMNCPFCATGQQGLTRNMSTAEIIEQIVRANAAIAAGELGGDPRKGGKDRVDAERVTNIVFMGMGEPLANYKRVMDAVRTMVAPQPHGLGMSARGITVSTVGLVPAINKLADEGIPITFALSLHAPDDELRDELIPVNSKWKADEAIDAAHNYYVKTGRRVSIEYALIKDMNDHAWRADLLAEKLNKRGKGWVHVNPIPLNPTPGSVWTSSEVHVQDEFVRRLNAAGIPTTLRDTRGKEIDGACGQLAAAE, encoded by the coding sequence ATGGCCACCGAGACCCGCACCCCGTTCGAGGAACAGCAGGCCGCCCGCTCGGCCCGCCCGCAGGTGCGCCCGCGGACCGAGGGCTGGACCCAGGCCACCGACGGCGAGGGCCGCCCGCTCCTGCAGTTCGCCTCGCCCAAGCGCGGCAAGCCCCCGGAGCACCTCGCGGACCTCACCGTCGCCGAGCGCGAGGCCAAGGTCAAGGAACTCGGCCTGCCCGGCTTCCGTGCCAAGCAGCTGTCGACCCACTACTTCACGCACTACACGTCCGACCCCGAGCAGATGACCGACCTGCCGGCGGCCCAGCGCGACCAACTCGTCGCGGGCATGCTCCCGCCCCTCCTGACCGAGACCCGTCGTCTCGCGACGGACAAGGGCGACACGATCAAGTTCCTCTGGAAGCTGCACGACGGCGCCCTGGTCGAGTCCGTGCTCATGCGCTATCCCGGACGCATCACGCTCTGCGTCTCGTCCCAGGCGGGGTGCGGCATGAACTGCCCGTTCTGCGCCACCGGGCAGCAGGGGCTGACGCGCAACATGTCCACCGCCGAGATCATCGAGCAGATCGTCCGTGCCAACGCGGCCATCGCGGCGGGGGAGCTCGGGGGCGATCCGCGCAAGGGCGGCAAGGACCGTGTCGACGCCGAGCGGGTGACGAACATCGTGTTCATGGGCATGGGGGAGCCCCTGGCGAACTACAAACGCGTGATGGATGCCGTCCGCACCATGGTGGCCCCGCAGCCGCACGGCCTGGGGATGAGCGCGCGTGGCATCACCGTGTCGACCGTGGGGCTCGTGCCCGCCATCAACAAGCTCGCTGACGAGGGCATCCCGATCACCTTCGCGCTGTCGCTGCACGCGCCGGATGACGAACTTCGCGACGAGCTCATCCCGGTGAACTCGAAGTGGAAGGCGGACGAGGCGATCGACGCCGCCCACAACTACTACGTCAAGACCGGCCGACGGGTCTCGATCGAGTACGCGCTCATCAAGGACATGAACGACCACGCCTGGCGCGCCGACCTGCTCGCCGAGAAGCTCAACAAGCGCGGCAAGGGCTGGGTCCACGTCAACCCGATCCCGCTCAACCCGACGCCGGGTTCGGTGTGGACGTCATCAGAGGTGCACGTGCAGGACGAGTTCGTCCGTCGGCTCAACGCCGCGGGCATCCCGACCACGCTGCGCGACACCCGCGGCAAGGAGATCGACGGCGCCTGCGGTCAGCTCGCGGCGGCTGAGTAG